A portion of the Chlamydiales bacterium STE3 genome contains these proteins:
- a CDS encoding putative membrane protein (Product derived from UniProtKB/Trembl:F8LDR8) yields MNLLIFVSVLLMVLASISYGEMRVFFRQALSQSLWVRYMEVQEGCFYNMAVDVNYKIQPKKSKEAKALLDSLGRPSEDKEEKEKPPKSFSKGAKKINFRILVGRAKDLTPEKEEQFNELIKNLIRDLYSKERFYIELLNKRPNFLEEMLLALKGFATEKITDTRSLGRISFEDKDLDDAWYFMLKQNPDEREGKGPCAQLSFFDFLTDSAKSEVRVYLAPKEILLAAFKGNEQIVSQILEKRQELYKLVDKDYPADKAKEEFQNAFQGYAEFPNILDFTVNKSKPDKS; encoded by the coding sequence ATGAACTTACTCATCTTTGTTTCTGTTCTCCTCATGGTATTAGCTTCCATTAGCTATGGAGAAATGCGCGTCTTTTTTAGGCAAGCCCTCTCGCAAAGCCTATGGGTGCGCTACATGGAAGTGCAGGAGGGTTGTTTTTATAACATGGCTGTAGATGTTAATTATAAAATTCAACCAAAGAAAAGTAAGGAAGCAAAAGCCTTATTGGACTCCTTAGGTAGGCCCTCAGAAGATAAAGAGGAAAAAGAAAAACCCCCCAAAAGTTTTAGCAAAGGTGCTAAAAAAATCAATTTCCGCATCTTAGTGGGGAGGGCGAAAGATTTGACCCCTGAAAAAGAGGAGCAGTTTAATGAACTTATCAAAAATCTTATTAGGGACCTTTATAGCAAAGAGAGATTTTATATAGAGCTTTTGAATAAACGCCCCAATTTTTTAGAGGAGATGCTCCTTGCTTTAAAGGGTTTTGCCACTGAGAAAATTACAGATACCAGGAGCTTAGGACGCATCTCCTTTGAGGATAAAGATTTAGATGATGCCTGGTATTTTATGCTTAAACAAAATCCGGATGAGCGAGAAGGTAAAGGGCCTTGTGCGCAACTCTCTTTTTTTGACTTTCTCACTGATAGCGCAAAAAGTGAGGTGCGCGTCTATTTAGCACCCAAAGAAATCCTGCTCGCTGCTTTTAAAGGCAATGAACAAATTGTGAGTCAAATCTTGGAGAAAAGACAAGAGCTTTACAAGCTGGTGGATAAAGACTATCCAGCAGATAAAGCTAAAGAAGAATTTCAAAATGCCTTTCAAGGCTACGCTGAGTTTCCCAACATTCTAGACTTTACAGTAAATAAAAGTAAGCCGGATAAATCTTAA
- a CDS encoding Peptide methionine sulfoxide reductase MsrB/MsrA (Product derived from UniProtKB/Swiss-Prot:O83641;Gene name derived from UniProtKB/Swiss-Prot:O83641;EC number derived from UniProtKB/Swiss-Prot:O83641): MKKFRDLTPEEERIIVHKGTEYPGTGQYYKNTAEGVYVCRRCDVPLFLSQDKFASTCGWPSFDGEIEGSVEQKPDSDGQRTEILCKNCGAHLGHVFQGEWLTEKNLRHCVNSQSLHFLPAYNPEGYEKAYFAGGCFWGVEHLLQELPGVIQVQSGYSGGETLQPTYEEICSGKTGHAETVEVIFDPTILPYERLVKSFFELHDPTQYNRQGPDKGSQYRSAIFYLTNVQKETAWHLIKMLKEKGLEVVTEVLPAKSFYRAEEYHQNYYAKTGKEPYCHIWNKRFE, from the coding sequence ATGAAAAAGTTTAGAGATCTTACTCCCGAAGAAGAAAGAATTATTGTGCATAAAGGAACAGAATATCCCGGCACAGGACAGTACTATAAGAATACCGCTGAAGGAGTGTATGTTTGTCGACGCTGTGATGTTCCCTTGTTTCTCTCCCAAGACAAATTTGCTTCCACCTGCGGATGGCCAAGCTTTGATGGAGAAATTGAGGGTAGCGTTGAGCAAAAGCCAGATAGCGATGGGCAACGAACGGAAATTCTCTGCAAAAATTGTGGAGCACACCTCGGTCATGTCTTTCAAGGAGAATGGCTAACAGAGAAAAACTTGCGCCATTGCGTCAATTCTCAATCTCTTCATTTTTTACCTGCTTATAATCCTGAAGGCTACGAGAAGGCTTATTTTGCTGGGGGTTGTTTTTGGGGAGTGGAGCATTTACTGCAAGAACTTCCAGGGGTGATCCAGGTGCAATCAGGTTATTCAGGAGGAGAAACACTCCAACCAACTTATGAAGAGATCTGCTCAGGAAAAACTGGCCATGCCGAAACTGTCGAAGTCATTTTTGATCCTACTATTCTTCCCTACGAAAGGTTGGTAAAATCTTTTTTTGAATTGCATGATCCGACACAATACAACCGCCAAGGGCCAGATAAAGGAAGCCAGTACCGTTCAGCCATTTTTTACCTTACTAATGTGCAGAAGGAAACGGCTTGGCATTTAATAAAAATGTTAAAAGAAAAAGGACTAGAGGTGGTTACGGAGGTCTTGCCAGCAAAATCATTTTATCGAGCGGAAGAGTACCATCAAAATTATTATGCTAAAACAGGTAAGGAGCCTTACTGCCATATCTGGAACAAGCGTTTTGAATAA
- a CDS encoding HAD superfamily hydrolase (Product derived from UniProtKB/Trembl:I0JWN9), giving the protein MKKIKALFLDIGGVLMTNGWDHTMRHEAIKKFHLDQEDFESRHREWNPALETDRISLEEYLNKTVFWTTRSFTMQQFKDMMFSFSKPYSDMLHLFQRIKENTPIDIAFVSNEGRELAMHRIVLADLKNLSEYFFISAFVHIQKPDLAIYRLSLDVMQLHPEEVFYIDDRTNMVESAAAVGIDGLVHESLAKTEQKLLEIL; this is encoded by the coding sequence ATGAAAAAAATTAAAGCTCTCTTTTTAGATATTGGCGGTGTATTAATGACCAATGGCTGGGACCATACTATGCGCCATGAAGCTATAAAAAAATTCCATCTTGATCAAGAAGATTTTGAATCCAGGCATCGAGAATGGAACCCTGCACTCGAAACAGACCGCATTTCACTAGAAGAATATTTGAATAAAACAGTTTTTTGGACGACAAGAAGCTTCACAATGCAACAATTTAAAGACATGATGTTTTCTTTCTCTAAGCCCTATAGCGATATGCTCCACCTCTTTCAGCGAATCAAAGAAAACACCCCAATTGATATTGCTTTTGTCAGTAATGAAGGGCGCGAGCTTGCCATGCACCGCATTGTTCTTGCCGATTTAAAAAATCTTTCAGAGTATTTCTTTATTTCTGCTTTCGTGCATATCCAAAAACCTGACCTTGCCATCTACAGATTGTCTTTAGATGTCATGCAACTGCATCCGGAAGAAGTTTTTTATATCGATGACCGTACAAATATGGTGGAAAGTGCTGCCGCGGTGGGGATTGATGGTCTTGTCCATGAGTCTTTAGCTAAAACAGAACAAAAACTCTTAGAGATCTTATGA
- a CDS encoding Glycine cleavage system H protein (Product derived from UniProtKB/Swiss-Prot:P64212;Gene name derived from UniProtKB/Swiss-Prot:P64212), translated as MKKFTESHEWIEVNGNIGTVGITKHAQKELGDIVFVELPKTNKTVRLAEEVVVLESTKAAADVYTPVSGEIKEVNNALKESCDPINHSPEEEGWLFKIELYHPEELENLMSLEHYQSLIIF; from the coding sequence ATGAAAAAATTTACAGAATCTCATGAATGGATTGAAGTCAATGGCAACATAGGGACAGTTGGCATTACAAAACATGCACAAAAAGAACTTGGAGATATTGTCTTTGTCGAATTACCCAAAACAAACAAAACCGTCAGGCTAGCTGAAGAGGTTGTTGTTTTAGAGTCAACAAAAGCAGCTGCCGATGTCTATACTCCAGTATCGGGAGAAATCAAGGAAGTGAATAACGCTTTAAAAGAATCCTGCGATCCTATTAATCATTCTCCTGAGGAAGAGGGGTGGCTTTTTAAAATCGAACTTTATCATCCTGAAGAGCTCGAAAACCTCATGAGCTTAGAGCATTATCAAAGTCTAATTATTTTTTGA
- a CDS encoding hypothetical protein (Product derived from UniProtKB/Trembl:Q6MEJ5) has product MFDEGLPDLKLGSFFHLGFDCQFLPFNSWEKSIELKKYLIPDTSFLNLEEPFAQVHMGWNEEGISFLIQSQQAPSKSFFPVISKGDSVEIFLDTRDVKSSGFTTKFCHHFFFLVEPTEGHDRGEITRFRNEDLHELCESTALMLAVTSSSKGYTLKCFIPSHCLFGYDPKEFNRLGFTYRINRLNAPAQHFSVVTEEFPIEQQPALWSSIKLKT; this is encoded by the coding sequence ATGTTTGACGAAGGCTTACCGGATTTAAAACTAGGTTCCTTTTTTCATCTAGGGTTTGATTGTCAATTTCTTCCTTTTAATAGTTGGGAAAAGTCTATTGAATTAAAAAAATACCTCATTCCCGACACTTCCTTTCTCAACCTTGAAGAGCCTTTTGCTCAAGTCCATATGGGATGGAATGAAGAAGGTATATCTTTTTTGATCCAGTCTCAGCAAGCACCTTCCAAGAGCTTCTTTCCTGTTATCTCTAAAGGAGATAGCGTGGAGATCTTCTTGGATACAAGAGACGTAAAGTCTTCAGGTTTTACAACAAAATTTTGCCACCACTTTTTTTTTCTTGTCGAACCCACTGAAGGGCATGACCGGGGAGAAATAACGCGTTTCAGAAATGAAGATCTGCACGAACTTTGTGAGAGCACCGCATTGATGCTTGCTGTTACGTCCTCTTCAAAGGGTTATACCTTAAAATGCTTCATTCCTTCTCACTGCCTCTTTGGCTATGACCCCAAAGAATTCAACCGTCTTGGCTTTACATACCGTATTAATCGTTTGAATGCTCCCGCACAGCATTTTTCAGTAGTCACTGAAGAATTCCCCATCGAACAGCAACCAGCCCTTTGGAGCAGTATTAAGCTAAAAACATGA